Proteins from a single region of Dyadobacter fanqingshengii:
- the mreC gene encoding rod shape-determining protein MreC yields the protein MLQLVDFVVRNRFFLVFILLEVLSVWLIVRSNTYWGATYFNTSNYYVAKTLAFSNSAREYTKLDEVNSALANENARLRATVTALSQNKPADSPAGYVPDSSFASRFTFTVAKVVDNETNKTNNVLTIDKGTSDGIKPGMGVISATGVVGKVRFCSDNYSVVTSILHSQFMVSSKLVRSKEIGYAKWPGKDPNFVDMIDVSKYTKIFKGDSAVTSDQNSVFPPGIMVGRVETVTVHPNQTFYNIVLKLATDFRNLSYVYVVQNHQLGEQDSLKIRTINTK from the coding sequence ATGCTCCAACTCGTTGATTTCGTTGTCCGGAATCGTTTCTTTTTGGTATTTATCTTGCTGGAAGTTCTCAGTGTCTGGTTGATCGTGCGCAGTAACACTTACTGGGGCGCTACTTATTTCAACACATCTAATTACTACGTTGCCAAGACACTGGCATTCTCCAATTCTGCGAGAGAATACACCAAACTGGATGAGGTTAACTCAGCATTGGCTAACGAAAATGCCCGGCTGCGCGCAACGGTGACCGCATTAAGCCAGAATAAACCCGCCGATTCACCAGCAGGTTATGTACCTGACTCGTCATTCGCATCCCGTTTCACATTTACTGTGGCCAAGGTTGTTGATAATGAGACGAATAAAACCAATAATGTGCTGACGATCGACAAGGGGACTTCGGATGGGATAAAGCCTGGAATGGGCGTTATTTCTGCAACAGGGGTAGTTGGTAAGGTCCGTTTCTGCTCCGACAATTACTCCGTTGTAACATCTATTCTGCATTCACAATTTATGGTTTCTTCCAAACTGGTGCGCAGCAAGGAAATCGGCTATGCAAAATGGCCCGGGAAGGACCCGAATTTTGTGGATATGATCGACGTTTCGAAGTATACCAAGATCTTTAAAGGGGACTCTGCCGTTACATCGGACCAAAACTCTGTGTTTCCTCCCGGCATCATGGTGGGCAGGGTTGAAACGGTCACCGTGCATCCTAATCAGACGTTTTATAACATTGTGTTGAAGCTTGCAACCGACTTCAGAAACCTGTCCTACGTTTATGTGGTACAAAATCATCAACTTGGGGAGCAGGATAGTCTTAAAATACGTACGATAAATACCAAATGA
- a CDS encoding acyl-CoA dehydrogenase encodes MDFNLSEEHLLIGEAAQNFAENYLLPGVIDRDEVQKFDKELLRQMGELGFMGMMVAPDYGGGGMDTLSYVIAMEEISKIDASAGVIMSVNNSLVCWGLENFGTTEQKEKYLTKLASGQVIGAFCLSEPEAGSDATSQHTTAIDKGDHYLLNGTKNWITNGDTAEICLVMAQTHPEKQHKGINVFIVEKGLAGFVVGKKENKMGIRASDTNTLMFTDVRVPKENRIGDDGFGFKFAMSTLNGGRIGIAAQALGIAAGAFELSLKYSKERRTFGKPISEHQAIQFKLSEMATKVEAARLLVYKAARLKDEGKDYIQASAMAKLYASETAMWVTTEAVQVHGGYGYVKEYHVERLMRDAKITQIYEGTSEIQKLVIARELLK; translated from the coding sequence ATGGATTTCAACCTAAGTGAAGAACATTTGCTAATCGGCGAAGCTGCCCAAAATTTTGCTGAAAACTACTTACTGCCTGGCGTTATCGATAGAGACGAGGTTCAAAAATTCGACAAAGAACTCCTTCGTCAAATGGGGGAGCTGGGTTTTATGGGCATGATGGTTGCGCCGGATTATGGTGGCGGCGGGATGGATACGCTGTCATACGTGATTGCAATGGAAGAGATTTCAAAGATCGATGCGTCAGCGGGGGTGATTATGTCTGTTAACAATTCTTTGGTTTGCTGGGGCCTGGAAAACTTTGGGACGACTGAACAAAAGGAGAAATATCTGACCAAGCTTGCATCCGGTCAGGTGATCGGAGCATTCTGCTTGTCGGAGCCGGAAGCTGGATCAGATGCAACTTCGCAGCATACCACTGCCATTGACAAGGGAGACCACTATTTATTAAATGGCACAAAAAACTGGATCACAAACGGCGACACGGCTGAAATCTGCTTGGTGATGGCGCAAACACATCCGGAAAAGCAGCATAAAGGAATTAACGTTTTCATTGTTGAAAAGGGATTAGCGGGTTTTGTTGTTGGTAAAAAAGAAAACAAAATGGGCATACGGGCCTCAGACACCAACACATTGATGTTTACGGATGTAAGGGTCCCCAAGGAAAACAGGATTGGAGACGATGGTTTTGGTTTCAAATTCGCCATGAGCACATTGAATGGCGGGCGGATCGGCATAGCCGCGCAGGCACTTGGTATTGCGGCTGGCGCATTTGAATTATCCCTGAAATATTCAAAAGAACGGAGGACTTTTGGCAAACCCATCAGCGAACACCAGGCCATTCAGTTTAAACTGTCTGAAATGGCCACAAAAGTGGAAGCGGCGCGACTGCTCGTTTACAAGGCAGCCCGGCTTAAAGATGAGGGAAAGGATTACATCCAGGCGTCGGCCATGGCGAAACTATATGCGTCGGAAACAGCTATGTGGGTGACAACAGAGGCTGTTCAGGTTCATGGCGGGTATGGCTACGTGAAAGAATATCATGTGGAGCGACTGATGCGGGATGCAAAAATCACGCAGATTTATGAGGGTACCTCTGAAATCCAAAAACTTGTAATTGCTCGCGAGCTCCTGAAATAG
- a CDS encoding GH3 auxin-responsive promoter family protein yields the protein MGIRALLSEPLARYIVQQQQEWISRSIEVQEKWRKDLVKKALHTQFGKDHFFKDITTYPDFQEAVPVHDYEDLHTYIDKLKNGEKDVLWPGKPLYFAKTSGTTSGTKYIPISKDSISNHIDSARNAILTYIAETKKAQFLDKKLIFLSGSPVLTETGGVLTGRLSGISNHHVPGYLKSNQMPSYDTNCIEDWETKLDKIIDETIDQPMSLISGIPPWVQMYFDKIIERTGKKIKDVFPDFSLFIYGGVNFEPYRAKLFESIGKRIDSIELYPASEGFFAYQNSQQDDGLLLLLDTGIFYEFIPVEHFFDEKPKRLSIGDVEIGQNYAVIVNNNAGLWGYSLGDTVRFVSVNPYKILVTGRIKHFISAFGEHVIGEEIEKALRYAMERHPEVEVVEFTVAPMVNSENGGLPYHEWLVEFAVEPDNKEQFVADIDRRLTELNIYYKDLILGSILRKLELVPLRKNSFIDYMRANGKLGGQNKVPRLSNDRKIADELININRQ from the coding sequence ATGGGAATCAGAGCACTATTGAGTGAGCCGCTGGCTCGATACATCGTACAACAACAGCAAGAATGGATCTCCCGAAGCATAGAAGTGCAGGAAAAGTGGAGGAAGGATTTGGTGAAAAAAGCCTTGCACACGCAGTTTGGGAAAGACCATTTTTTTAAAGACATAACCACCTATCCCGACTTCCAGGAAGCGGTGCCTGTTCATGACTATGAGGATCTTCATACTTACATTGATAAGTTGAAAAATGGGGAAAAAGACGTTCTGTGGCCTGGAAAACCACTATATTTTGCCAAAACGTCAGGCACGACGTCAGGGACCAAATATATTCCGATCTCCAAAGACTCGATTTCCAACCACATTGACTCCGCCCGTAATGCCATTTTGACGTATATAGCCGAGACTAAAAAAGCGCAGTTCCTGGATAAAAAGCTCATTTTTCTATCAGGAAGTCCCGTACTGACAGAGACCGGCGGTGTACTGACAGGACGGTTGTCAGGCATTTCAAATCACCATGTGCCAGGTTATCTGAAATCCAATCAGATGCCGAGCTATGACACCAATTGCATTGAAGATTGGGAAACGAAATTGGACAAGATCATTGACGAAACGATCGATCAGCCGATGTCATTGATCTCCGGCATTCCGCCTTGGGTGCAAATGTATTTCGACAAGATTATTGAAAGAACAGGAAAAAAAATCAAGGACGTTTTTCCCGATTTTTCACTTTTTATTTACGGAGGCGTCAATTTTGAGCCCTACCGCGCCAAATTATTTGAGTCAATCGGCAAGCGGATCGACTCCATTGAGCTGTATCCGGCTTCCGAAGGCTTTTTTGCATACCAGAATTCTCAGCAAGACGACGGCCTGCTTTTGCTATTAGACACCGGGATTTTCTACGAATTTATTCCGGTTGAACACTTTTTTGATGAAAAACCAAAGCGGTTGTCGATTGGAGACGTTGAAATCGGGCAAAATTATGCGGTGATCGTCAATAATAATGCTGGGCTTTGGGGTTACTCGCTGGGCGACACGGTGCGGTTTGTTTCTGTGAATCCCTATAAAATTCTCGTAACGGGCCGGATCAAGCATTTCATATCCGCATTTGGCGAGCATGTCATTGGCGAGGAAATTGAAAAAGCTTTGCGGTACGCGATGGAACGCCATCCCGAGGTTGAGGTTGTTGAGTTTACGGTTGCGCCAATGGTAAATTCCGAAAACGGCGGACTTCCTTATCATGAATGGTTGGTGGAATTTGCCGTGGAGCCTGACAATAAGGAACAATTCGTTGCCGACATTGACAGAAGGCTTACCGAGCTCAATATCTATTACAAAGATCTTATTTTAGGCAGTATCCTTCGTAAATTGGAACTGGTGCCTTTGCGCAAAAACTCTTTTATAGATTACATGCGTGCAAACGGCAAATTAGGCGGCCAAAACAAAGTGCCACGATTATCGAATGACCGTAAGATCGCAGATGAGCTGATCAACATCAACCGGCAGTAA
- a CDS encoding phosphohydrolase, with product MNASPTTPSITEDAQKQPMKQKCEHHAECMKVIQAILDDEATEAEKDHFRENMDKCLPCIESYRLEKCIKESLNFKIEKKPCPESILKTIISKINS from the coding sequence ATGAATGCATCCCCCACAACGCCTTCAATAACTGAAGATGCGCAAAAACAACCCATGAAGCAGAAATGTGAGCATCACGCTGAATGCATGAAGGTAATTCAGGCAATTCTGGATGATGAAGCAACCGAGGCCGAGAAGGATCATTTTCGTGAAAACATGGACAAATGTTTGCCTTGTATCGAGTCGTACAGACTGGAGAAATGCATCAAAGAATCTCTCAATTTTAAAATTGAAAAGAAGCCCTGCCCTGAGAGCATTCTCAAGACAATTATTTCAAAAATAAACAGTTAA
- the gmk gene encoding guanylate kinase: MKGKLIIFSAPSGSGKTTIVRHLLKKYPDLLAFSVSASTRERRDHEVDGKDYYFIPKREFRERIATNEFAEWEEVYAGNYYGTFKKEIERLWDEGKQVLFDVDVKGGLKLKEIYRESALAVFVKVSSEAEIIRRLSERGTETEKSLETRLGKVRYELSFEDKFDVVLVNDDLDETLKKAEALVLDFIQ; this comes from the coding sequence GTGAAAGGTAAGCTTATCATATTTTCTGCACCGTCCGGTTCTGGAAAAACAACAATAGTACGGCATCTCTTAAAAAAATATCCTGATCTTCTGGCTTTCTCTGTTTCTGCTTCTACACGGGAACGGCGCGACCATGAGGTGGACGGAAAGGATTATTATTTTATTCCAAAAAGAGAATTCAGAGAGCGCATTGCTACTAATGAGTTTGCAGAATGGGAAGAGGTCTATGCAGGAAACTATTACGGGACTTTTAAAAAAGAAATAGAGCGGCTTTGGGACGAAGGCAAACAGGTTCTGTTTGACGTGGACGTTAAAGGCGGTCTGAAATTAAAAGAAATCTACCGCGAGAGCGCGCTGGCCGTTTTTGTGAAAGTTTCTTCCGAAGCAGAAATAATCCGCCGCCTCAGCGAAAGAGGGACAGAAACCGAAAAGTCACTGGAAACCCGGCTTGGAAAAGTCCGCTACGAGCTTAGTTTCGAGGATAAGTTTGACGTTGTGCTCGTTAATGATGATCTTGACGAGACACTTAAAAAAGCGGAAGCATTGGTTCTGGATTTTATTCAATGA
- the nadD gene encoding nicotinate (nicotinamide) nucleotide adenylyltransferase: MKIGLFFGSFNPIHVGHLIIANTMATSTDLEQVWFVVSPQNPFKKNNSLLHEFDRYDLVQRAISDNSLLRATDVEFHMPKPSFTIDTLVRMQEKFPQHEFRLIMGEDNLAQFPNWKNHDKILEYTGLYVYPRPNSKPHLFGNHPAVKFVEAPLLDISATYIRSCLQKGKSIRYLVPEPVEQLIKIKKFYL, from the coding sequence ATGAAAATCGGGCTCTTTTTCGGATCATTCAACCCCATCCATGTCGGGCATCTTATCATAGCCAACACCATGGCTACATCCACTGATCTGGAACAGGTCTGGTTCGTGGTCAGCCCCCAGAATCCATTTAAAAAAAATAACAGTTTATTACATGAATTTGACCGCTATGACCTTGTTCAGCGGGCCATTTCTGATAATTCCCTTTTGAGGGCCACAGATGTGGAATTTCATATGCCAAAGCCAAGCTTCACAATTGATACGTTGGTTCGAATGCAGGAGAAGTTTCCGCAGCATGAATTCAGGCTGATCATGGGAGAAGACAATTTGGCACAATTCCCAAATTGGAAAAACCACGACAAAATATTGGAATATACCGGCCTTTACGTATATCCACGCCCGAATTCAAAACCGCATTTATTCGGTAACCATCCGGCCGTAAAATTTGTCGAAGCGCCGCTGCTCGACATATCTGCAACCTACATCAGATCTTGTTTGCAAAAAGGTAAATCTATTCGTTACCTGGTTCCTGAGCCAGTTGAGCAGCTCATTAAGATCAAAAAATTTTATCTCTGA
- a CDS encoding sigma-70 family RNA polymerase sigma factor: MLVAMSETITTNEYTDDLRYEVFNREFMPHIDSMYNFAFRLTMDEDDANDLVQDTYLKAFRFISSFEQGTNAKAWLFRILKNSFINDYRKKSKEPSKVDYQEVETTYNSEEASDTTYTVDLRADAVQELIGDEVANALNALPVDFRTVIILCDIEGFTYEEMAKILDIPIGTVRSRLHRARNLLKEKLKSYASSMGYDS, from the coding sequence ATGTTAGTTGCCATGTCAGAAACGATCACGACTAATGAATACACGGATGATCTTCGTTATGAAGTTTTTAACCGTGAGTTCATGCCACACATTGACTCCATGTATAACTTCGCTTTTCGTCTTACTATGGATGAAGACGATGCAAATGACCTGGTTCAGGATACATACTTAAAAGCTTTCCGTTTTATCTCTTCTTTTGAACAGGGAACCAATGCAAAGGCATGGCTTTTCCGGATTCTTAAAAATAGTTTTATTAATGATTACCGGAAGAAAAGCAAAGAGCCCTCAAAGGTAGATTATCAGGAAGTTGAGACTACATATAATTCTGAGGAGGCTTCTGATACAACTTACACGGTCGATTTACGTGCGGATGCAGTTCAGGAATTAATCGGTGACGAGGTTGCAAATGCATTAAATGCATTGCCGGTAGACTTCCGGACGGTGATCATACTTTGCGATATTGAAGGCTTTACATACGAGGAGATGGCCAAGATCCTTGACATTCCGATCGGAACTGTAAGGTCCAGATTACACCGGGCGCGTAACCTTTTGAAAGAAAAACTCAAGAGTTACGCAAGTTCAATGGGATATGATTCATAG
- a CDS encoding helix-turn-helix domain-containing protein yields the protein MEDYNKIIESLGVKFVKARHIRILQPITIKNFYDVQNSLTILYDGEVSFGSEESQKVEEGDMLFIPGGKHATVTYGNGQTAKTVSNEEFMTNRDNYIEAGHDPALIGKLPNSFGLISFEAKVFDTVNFFTSLDVPPFLIKRDDQIAITINQILTEDMLDTPGKGRIIKIKTEEVVIEIIRYILKNKLFVEQLVTNSTYFKDPRLIDIFAYIKDNLGGDLSNKVLANVANVSEDYVGQYFKMLTGINPQDYIEYQRMEKAVDLLRTSKKSIRAIGSDVGYKDTAYFCRRFKMMFGIPAGKMRRRESLMNV from the coding sequence ATGGAAGACTATAATAAGATTATTGAGTCGCTGGGGGTAAAGTTTGTGAAAGCGCGTCACATCAGAATTTTGCAACCAATTACCATCAAAAACTTTTACGACGTTCAGAATTCGCTAACAATTTTATACGACGGTGAGGTTTCTTTTGGTTCAGAAGAATCACAGAAAGTTGAAGAAGGTGATATGCTGTTCATTCCGGGTGGTAAGCATGCAACCGTAACATATGGTAACGGACAAACTGCCAAGACTGTTTCGAATGAGGAGTTCATGACCAACCGCGATAATTACATTGAAGCAGGCCACGATCCGGCGTTGATAGGAAAATTGCCTAACTCGTTCGGTTTGATCTCTTTTGAAGCAAAAGTTTTTGATACAGTTAACTTTTTCACTTCGCTGGACGTTCCGCCGTTCCTGATTAAAAGAGATGATCAGATCGCCATCACGATCAACCAGATCCTGACGGAAGATATGCTGGATACGCCTGGAAAAGGCCGTATCATTAAGATTAAGACAGAAGAGGTTGTTATCGAAATCATCCGTTATATTCTTAAAAACAAACTGTTTGTTGAACAACTTGTAACAAACAGCACGTATTTCAAGGATCCTCGTTTGATCGATATCTTCGCTTACATTAAGGATAACCTGGGTGGGGATCTTTCTAACAAAGTTTTGGCGAATGTTGCGAACGTATCCGAAGATTACGTTGGACAATATTTCAAAATGCTGACCGGAATTAACCCACAGGATTATATCGAATATCAGCGCATGGAAAAAGCGGTTGATCTGCTTCGTACTTCCAAGAAAAGTATTCGTGCAATCGGTTCTGATGTAGGTTACAAAGACACAGCTTATTTCTGCCGTCGTTTTAAAATGATGTTCGGAATTCCGGCTGGCAAAATGCGCCGTCGTGAATCGTTGATGAACGTATAG
- a CDS encoding rod shape-determining protein: protein MGLFDFLTSDIAIDLGTANTLIIHKDTVVVDEPSIIAMDKTTGKVLAIGHTAMQMHEKTNENIKTIRPLKDGVIADFTAAEMMIRGMIKMIDTGSRFFTPSHRMVVCIPSGITEVEKRAVKDSCEHAGAKEVYMVHEPIAAAIGIGIDITQPNGVMIVDIGGGTTEIAVIALSGIVCEQSVRIAGDVFTRDIVDYMRREHNLLIGERSAELIKMAIGSASPELEIPLDDYQIRGRDLMTGIPKEIRVTYSEIAYSLDKSISKIEEGVMKALEISPPELSADIFKNGIYLTGGGALIHGLDRRIAQKTKLPVHIADDPLKAVVKGTGEVLKNLELYKPVLIS from the coding sequence ATGGGATTGTTTGATTTTTTGACTAGCGATATAGCGATCGATTTGGGGACTGCAAATACCCTGATCATCCATAAAGATACAGTAGTTGTTGACGAGCCTTCAATCATTGCCATGGACAAAACCACAGGCAAAGTTTTAGCCATCGGGCACACAGCTATGCAAATGCATGAGAAGACCAACGAGAATATCAAAACGATCCGCCCACTTAAAGATGGTGTAATTGCTGACTTTACGGCTGCTGAAATGATGATCCGTGGTATGATCAAAATGATCGATACCGGCAGCCGTTTCTTTACACCTTCACACCGTATGGTAGTTTGCATTCCTTCGGGGATTACTGAGGTTGAAAAACGTGCGGTGAAGGACTCATGCGAGCATGCCGGCGCAAAGGAAGTTTATATGGTCCACGAGCCTATCGCAGCCGCAATCGGGATTGGGATTGACATCACGCAGCCCAATGGTGTAATGATCGTTGACATTGGTGGTGGAACAACCGAAATCGCCGTAATAGCATTATCAGGAATCGTTTGCGAGCAGTCTGTGCGGATCGCGGGCGATGTTTTTACAAGAGACATTGTGGATTATATGCGTCGTGAGCACAATTTGCTTATTGGCGAACGTTCCGCTGAATTGATCAAAATGGCCATTGGCTCTGCTTCCCCGGAACTTGAAATTCCATTGGACGATTATCAGATCCGCGGACGTGACTTAATGACGGGGATTCCAAAAGAAATACGCGTTACTTATAGCGAAATCGCCTATTCTCTTGATAAGTCTATTTCAAAAATCGAGGAAGGCGTCATGAAAGCACTGGAAATCTCTCCTCCTGAACTTTCTGCGGATATTTTCAAAAACGGTATTTATCTGACTGGCGGCGGGGCACTTATTCACGGCCTCGACCGACGCATTGCTCAAAAAACTAAACTTCCCGTCCACATTGCGGATGATCCTTTAAAAGCCGTTGTTAAAGGAACTGGTGAAGTCCTTAAAAATCTTGAATTATATAAGCCGGTACTGATTTCGTAG
- a CDS encoding nuclear transport factor 2 family protein translates to MKTLLLTILSLAFSFIAKAQTNVQPIDGLDCSNLFFKALLEEDAKALESLISNDFSVMGLQGQPIEGRALIQAVSQGIIVVDSGMLSAARTRTYGDVMLINGLWDVRARIENNGFQGALSYMSVCVNSGGRWKVVAVQFTPVP, encoded by the coding sequence ATGAAAACCTTACTTCTTACAATCCTCAGTCTGGCTTTTTCATTCATTGCAAAGGCCCAGACGAATGTTCAGCCCATAGATGGTTTAGATTGTTCTAATCTATTTTTCAAAGCGTTACTGGAAGAAGATGCCAAAGCGTTGGAAAGCCTCATTTCGAATGATTTCAGCGTGATGGGTTTGCAGGGACAACCCATTGAAGGCCGAGCATTAATACAAGCGGTTTCGCAAGGCATTATCGTCGTGGATTCCGGAATGCTTTCCGCAGCCCGGACGCGCACATATGGAGATGTAATGCTTATAAATGGGTTGTGGGATGTGCGGGCGCGGATTGAAAATAACGGATTTCAGGGCGCGCTTTCCTATATGTCTGTCTGCGTGAATTCGGGTGGCAGGTGGAAAGTGGTCGCGGTTCAATTTACGCCGGTGCCATAA